Part of the Siniperca chuatsi isolate FFG_IHB_CAS linkage group LG6, ASM2008510v1, whole genome shotgun sequence genome, aACTATGTTTTTTCTGCAAAGTTTTCACTGATGGTGTTGTCCTACAAACCGCGTCATGGGCACGTGGAAAATAAAGGACACAATGACCTACaattacactgaaatattaCCAAGACTACAAATGAATaagcataataaaaataaatcggGACAAACAcgcacaacacaaccaaacagcTCTCGGTTTAGCGACAGCCACAAGACTTGATGCTTTTGTTCTTCAAAGACCAATGATCTCCTCTCCGTCGCAGCACGGATGTTGATATTACCTTTATGGGATATATAACTCCATCATGTTGGACAAATCTGCGTGTGATGTCTCCATAGGGGAGGAAACTGTCGACGCCCGCTCGCCTAATTTCGCTTTTCTCTCTCTAATGAACGTGGGGCCCATGGGACCGGCTCTGGCCCGGGGCGGTAAGCTGACACTGGCGCGCTGTGTGTGGTATCCAGGGCCGGGCTTGATGGAAAAAGCCTGCTTCCACTCATGTCAAAGTCATTTACTCAGAGCAACCCCCCGCTTACACACGCACGGTAAAGACCAccacctctccatctctcacacTCCTCGCCCCAGCCCGGCACCGcgacagtttgtttttgttatccTCTGGACCAGTTTGGGAGGAAATTATgagcaaaataatacaaataatacaagATGGTGCGTATTTTATTGCTTCTCAGCGATGCGTTTGGGTATTATCTGCCGCAGATATCGTGTAGGCCCAAGTGAATGTTTTTGGGCTTCATGGTTTTAATTCCAAGCTGGACCTTTTGCACATATTGTGGTGTTTATTCGTGTCAGGAAAATGTATGATCAGCGGCACATCGGGCTGAAATCACAACTTCATACATGCAGGaccagagggggaaaaaatctcgTTTTTAACTTGTGTCTGGCGTGTGGCGCTGTTGATTGGGATGTCTGGGGGAGGTTTGATGGATGGCTTAATTGCGTGTAGTCCGAACTTGAAGAGAGCTGGTGGGAGGGGAAGAGAGacgacgaggagaggagagaatgagGGCTTTAACGCTGCTGAGAACGGTAAGTGGACTTGGGCCAGATTTGGCAAGAGGGTGGAGGGGGTGGCTCTATTCGTCACTGATTTCAGGGGGATTTACAGGCGTAGAATGCGGATGAGGAGaagaggtgggggggggggctctcgCAGAGGGAAGAAAGATTTATGAAATGATAGGTGGTCGAGCTTTGTTTGGCTGGACTGCTGCGCGCAATAAGTCGAGGGGTTTTCGTGTTTCCTCCACTTGAGGGATTATTAAGGCGGTCGATGGCCACCCGGCGCGCCACACTGCACCTCTTAGCGACTCTGTGACACCCAGTGGAGCCTCTGTGTCGAGCTAAAGCCCTGGACACTCAGTCTCCAGTAGATAACCCGCTCCCcccactctctcttcctcttcctctctctgtcagtgcGTACCCACCGTGCGTTCTGCATGCGTCAAGGGAGAACTGTGCGTAACGGGAGAGTCGTGCGTAACTGGAGACAGATTTCACTCCATTTTGCGCTGGGATTCTGAGGACCACTGGCGGTGTAACGCTCACTTGTAAAGACACTGACCGCTGGATCCCAATATATTTCTCTTGTGAAACATCTCACGGCTCgtcttttctccctccctcccttccttccttcactcTACGCCAGTCGTACGTCAGAGCTGACATGACGACCGAGACccctcagcagcagctggaccCTCCGCCTCCTCTGAGATCCAGCCCGGCGTCCGGCGTCCTGCACCCCGCCATGCTGAGCCCACAAGCCGCCACAGAAAGTTCGTCCACCGCcattaaaggaaagaaaaccAGCTCCGGTTTACGGCGACCGGAAAAGCCGCCTTACTCCTACATCGCTCTCATCGTTATGGCAATACAGAGCTCCCCCACCAAAAGACTGACACTCAGTGAGATCTACCAGTTCCTCCAAGCTCGCTTCCCATTCTTCAGGGGCTCATATCAGGGCTGGAAGAACTCGGTCCGGCATAATCTTTCGCTGAATGAGTGCTTCATCAAGCTGCCCAAAGGGCTGGGCAGGCCGGGGAAAGGCCACTACTGGACCATCGATCCGGGCAGTGAGTTCATGTTCGAGGAAGGCTCGTTTCGTCGTAGACCCAGAGGCTTCCGAAGAAAATGTCAAGCTCTGAAGCCCATGTATCGGATGATGAACGGCATAGGCTTCGGTACCTCCATTCTCCCGCAGAGTTTTGACTTTCAAGCTCCATCCGCCACTCTCGCCTGTCACAGCAACAGCTACAACTTGGACATGATGAGCAATTCAATGGCCGGGGGGTACGACGGGCTGAGCGGCGGCCACCACGTACCCCACATGTCACCGAGCCCCGGCTCCACATACATGGCGAGCTGTCCTGTGCCGCCTAACGGGGAGTACGGCccggacagcagcagcagccccgTACCGTCCTCTCCAGCCATGGCCAGCGCGCTGGACGGACACTCCCCGTACGCCAGTACATCCGCACACTGGGCGTCCTCCGGCGGGTCCCACTACATCAAACAGCAGCCTCTAGCCTCCAGCAGCCCCGCATCCTCTGGTTTACACTCCGGCATGTCGCCTTACTCCCTGGAGCAGAGCTATCTTCACCAGAACGGCAGGGACAGCCACACCAGCGACATATCAGGTAGGCCTGCCACAAACTCACTGATGATGAACCCTGTTTAATATATTTGGGGGTTgtcataaattaataaaaacacatgataatgATCCAGAAGCAATatgcaatatttagtttctaTCAGCAGCAGAGGCCTGTGgcaatttcaaaatgttttcaagGAGTAAAAATTTAATTATGAAGATACAGAAATAGAACTAATGTCTAAAATCGGGATTGTTGTGCTTTTTTgaaagtaataatataatacagctCATACCAATGGGGAGTTTACATATTCGTGCAAGGCAAGTAATAAGATACATGTATCATAGCACTATTGATGTCAATTAGGctatatgaatatatgtatatgaattGTATTTTCCTCTCATTATTTCAGTCTAAGCGTTTACTAAGTTCAACAGTTGGGggtgacaaaataatttaacaacTCGTTTTGTTGAGCAATAAATTTGCACTGAATGTTTACTGAATAATAACCCCCCCCAAAACCACACGCACTGGCCTCGGTTCATTAAAATTAACGTtagttttcaaaatgattttcaagccaagaaataaataaaattcagatTCTAGGAGATGCTAATGTTTAATGTGTGTCTCTTTAATCCACAGTCTGCAGGATTATCTAAGTCACATCTGTACAAATCTTCGCGGGACATTTTGCCCAACAAACAGATTAAGAAACACAGCTATTCTGTGATCGCGTTCTTAATTCACCTCCCCAGTTCACGCTCATTTACTTTAACATAACACACCGAGGCTTTACTGAAGTCTGGGGATTTCACCGAGGCGAGTAACCAATGCTGGAGCCCGAAAGGGTCCCAgaggttaaataaacaaagactGTGCAGGTCGGACCACACCGGCGGAGGATTTCAACCACCGCGTATCCAAAATCCACGAGAGACGGAAGGCCTTGTTAAACTTTACGCAGCGTCTTAATTGAGGCTGTACGAGAGGATACATGTGCTGGGCTGCACAGTGCCGGGTCGGCAACTGTACTGTCACTCAGAGGGACTCGTGTGTTGTCTGTAAAAACGGGCGCAGGGCAGCGAGCTGAGGCCCGGAGGATAAAGCCTGCTGTCTTCCCCTGAAAAACACAGTCACATCTGGAGTCCTTATGACCTTGACGAAGCCACAGcctttccatttatttttctgtttctggaaATAGGCTCACTTACTAAGTCTGATTTAAATATTCTTGCAAGTTTGGGGCTCTCCAGGGAAAATGACTCacacagattattattatcGGTTATAAATCGAAATAAAAGCAttcacttcatttaaaaaaaaaaatagctaaaGAAAGGCGGTGccttttaaaattcaaattagCCGGGAAATGATCGCGCTGTCACTTTGTGGAAGGTGTATAGAAGGCAAATGTCCACaaattatcattaaaaaaattaagttatttctatttatggaaataaataatcaatttcTGTAACTGTAAATTAATCCGTAAAGATGAGAGGCAGTTAGAGGGGAcgttatgtattttttttctataattaataataatttcagtaaAATGAGGCCTAATCCGTCCTCAGCAgtcagttttt contains:
- the LOC122878338 gene encoding forkhead box protein F2-like isoform X2, whose translation is MSYVRADMTTETPQQQLDPPPPLRSSPASGVLHPAMLSPQAATESSSTAIKGKKTSSGLRRPEKPPYSYIALIVMAIQSSPTKRLTLSEIYQFLQARFPFFRGSYQGWKNSVRHNLSLNECFIKLPKGLGRPGKGHYWTIDPGSEFMFEEGSFRRRPRGFRRKCQALKPMYRMMNGIGFGTSILPQSFDFQAPSATLACHSNSYNLDMMSNSMAGGYDGLSGGHHVPHMSPSPGSTYMASCPVPPNGEYGPDSSSSPVPSSPAMASALDGHSPYASTSAHWASSGGSHYIKQQPLASSSPASSGLHSGMSPYSLEQSYLHQNGRDSHTSDISVGIPRYQSHSSVCDRKDFVLNFNGISSFHPSAGGSYYHHHHHHHPQSVCQDIKPCVM
- the LOC122878338 gene encoding forkhead box protein F2-like isoform X1, with the protein product MRALTLLRTSYVRADMTTETPQQQLDPPPPLRSSPASGVLHPAMLSPQAATESSSTAIKGKKTSSGLRRPEKPPYSYIALIVMAIQSSPTKRLTLSEIYQFLQARFPFFRGSYQGWKNSVRHNLSLNECFIKLPKGLGRPGKGHYWTIDPGSEFMFEEGSFRRRPRGFRRKCQALKPMYRMMNGIGFGTSILPQSFDFQAPSATLACHSNSYNLDMMSNSMAGGYDGLSGGHHVPHMSPSPGSTYMASCPVPPNGEYGPDSSSSPVPSSPAMASALDGHSPYASTSAHWASSGGSHYIKQQPLASSSPASSGLHSGMSPYSLEQSYLHQNGRDSHTSDISVGIPRYQSHSSVCDRKDFVLNFNGISSFHPSAGGSYYHHHHHHHPQSVCQDIKPCVM